The following coding sequences are from one Caloenas nicobarica isolate bCalNic1 chromosome 25, bCalNic1.hap1, whole genome shotgun sequence window:
- the LOC135998564 gene encoding ciliary microtubule associated protein 1A-like codes for MDGAFVGTWRPHRPRGLITAQFTSPGPKYSVQGTTGYINHNPTKVKAPAYTCRGAKAPAEGGCSPGPRYYVEPSMTRTGKYVAPAYAITGRPSIKTDITPGPSDYSPEKSNRHVFKCPPEPSMGFRNRGVKTDLGPGPGTYTLPRVLGPNTAHTSASPCYSMKSRSQRDRYDADLAKTPGPAALPKIDLDVFKTRAPGYSMGSRTQLRDKTVKPGPADYRTGRVELIKPQAPAATFGLRHSVYTTPLILDV; via the exons ATGGACGGAGCTTTCgtggggacttggagacctcacCGCCCACGGGGCCTCATCAcggcccagttcaccagccctggacccaaatactcGGTCCAGGGGACAACGG GTTACATCAACCACAATCCCACCAAAGTCAAAGCCCCTGCGTACACATGCAGAGGGGCAAAAGCTCCTGCAGAAGGCGGCTGCTCCCCAGGCCCTCGCTATTACGTGGAGCCCTCCATGACCAGGACTGGGAAGTATGTGGCTCCAGCCTACGCCATCACTGGACGTCCCAGTATAAAGACAGACATCACACCTGGACCAA GTGATTACAGCCCGGAGAAGTCCAACCGGCACGTCTTTAAGTGCCCGCCTGAGCCGTCCATGGGCTTCCGGAACAGGGGCGTGAAAACCGACCTTGGTCCAG GTCCCGGCACCTACACcttgcccagggtgctgggccccaACACGGCACACACGTCTGCCAGCCCGTGCTACTCCATGAAGAGCAGGAGTCAGCGGGATCGCTACGATGCTGATCTCGCCAAG ACCCCAGGTCCAGCGGCGCTCCCAAAGATCGACCTGGACgttttcaaaaccagagctcCCGGGTACTCCATGGGAAGCCGAACTCAGCTCCGAGACAAGACGGTCAAACCAGGGCCAGCGGACTACCGCACGGGAAGG GTGGAGCTGATCAAGCCCCAGGCACCTGCAGCCACGTTTGGACTGCGCCATTCTGTGTACACCACTCCCCTGATCCTCGATGTTTGA